A stretch of Podospora bellae-mahoneyi strain CBS 112042 chromosome 5, whole genome shotgun sequence DNA encodes these proteins:
- a CDS encoding hypothetical protein (EggNog:ENOG503P5FR; COG:S) — protein sequence MGVMHVVMFSFKPLATPEEVQEVCDKLLALKETCLHPETNRPYMKNITGGVNTHMSDAQDRVTHAFVSEFDSDEDREYYLKTDPAYAAFWEGAKGIVEKTEVVGFMPGKF from the exons ATGGGCGTAATGCACGTGGTGATGTTCAGCTTCAAACCACTGGCCACACCGGAGGAGGTTCAAGAA GTCTGTGACAAGCTCCTAGCGCTTAAAGAGACCTGCCTCCATCCAGAGACCAACCGGCCGTATATGAAGAATATAACTGGAGGGGTGAATACGCACATGAGTGACGCCCAA GACAGAGTAACCCATGCCTTTGTGAGCGAGTTCGACAGTGACGAGGACAGGGAATATTATCTCAAGACAGACCCGGCGTATGCTGCTTTTTGGGAGGGTGCAAAGGGGATTGTGGAGAagacggaggtggtggggtttaTGCCTGGGAAGTTTTGA
- a CDS encoding hypothetical protein (EggNog:ENOG503P2PN) yields MSQTSHPTLINLPPGPSNPDTPEIPGTPTSTTTSLSALSTTAIKDGHKGTVHHHPHPLNPRGLPPQYDPSNSSLEAERADRISRLTGLAPAAFSRQQQFRSGQQPPIQPYTQTQQFQPPTGIAYFDAQGQPQMQNKMSTVGSASATEVSPSLGGGSVSGRSRTTTMRGREDGDEDMLTEMDSASVAGGSGYVDEDMMIDEMDDDGLSRRSAGTYDEEDDGRESLVGFGEGAGSTGDAEWWRARGGRGFGEE; encoded by the exons ATGTCGCAGACCTCCCATCCaaccctcatcaacctccctccaggcccctccaacccagacACCCCTGAGATTCC CggaaccccaacctccacgaccacctccctctcggcCCTCTCCACAACAGCCATCAAAGACGGCCACAAGGGCaccgtccaccaccaccctcaccctttAAATCCCCGCGGCCTACCCCCCCAATATGACccatccaactcctccctcgaagCCGAACGTGCCGACCGCATCTCCCGCCTCACCGGTCTGGCCCCCGCCGCTTTTTCTCGACAACAACAATTCCGATCCGGCCAACAACCACCTATCCAACCCTatacccaaacccaacaattccaacccccaacaggTATAGCCTACTTTGATGCTCAAGGTCAACCCCAAATGCAAAACAAGATGAGCACCGTTGGGTCTGCCTCGGCAACAGAAGTGTCCCCTTCTCTGGGGGGTGGGTCAGTCagcgggaggagcaggactacgacgatgagggggagggaggatggggatgaggataTGTTGACTGAGATGGATAGTGCTAGTGTTGCGGGGGGGAGCGGGTATGTGGATGAGGATATGATGAttgatgagatggatgatgatgggttgagTAGGAGGAGCGCGGGGACTtacgatgaggaggatgatgggagggagagtttggtgggctttggggagggggcggggagtACG GGGGATGCCGAGTGGTGGAGGGCAAGGGGGGGTAGGGGGTTTGGAGAGGAGTAA
- a CDS encoding hypothetical protein (EggNog:ENOG503P2G6), which yields MGIIRKTFTTAFLATAGTVGYLGTTTRLESPLPEDDPLWRSKSFRKYNRHNNASTQDLVYKRIPLDKIKPELLQREGDLALEFCRGVWGGLGYRFQRAYLARKYQRPATAAQLWTADQLSKSTYEPGTQLTDHFEVVEKTPTEIVVRCGDTPRNAGPRDSDGLFVISASVDKARGEVVLGLKSCFFNGNSRVEGIQGPMPGWMEELHRWYSRLWLVTGSWRVTSSFL from the exons ATGGGCATCATCCGCAAAACATTCACGACTGCCTTCCTGGCCACGGCCGGAACTGTTGGCTATCTTGGCACAACCACCCGCCTTGAGAGCCCGCTGCCCGAAGACGACCCCTTATGGCGGTCAAAGAGCTTCCGCAAATACAACCGACACAATAATGCCTCAACGCAAGACCTCGTCTACAAGCGCATTCCACTTGATAAAATCAAGCCCGAGCTCCTCCAGCGCGAGGGCGATCTGGCTCTGGAGTTTTGCCGTGGTGTCTGGGGAGGATTAG GATATCGCTTTCAACGGGCCTATCTTGCCCGGAAATACCAGAGACCCGCCACCGCTGCCCAGCTATGGACTGCTGATCAGCTATCCAAGTCGACCTATGAGCCAGGTACACAGCTGACTGACCactttgaggttgttgagaagaCACCAACTGAGATTGTTGTCCGCTGCGGTGATACGCCGAGGAACGCGGGCCCAAGAGACTCGGATGGCCTTTTTGTCATCAGTGCCAGTGTTGACAAGGCTCGTGGCGAGGTGGTTCTTGGACTTAAGAGCTGCTTTTTTAACGGCAACAGCAGGGTTGAAGGTATTCAGGGGCCAATGCcgggatggatggaggagctgcaCAGATGGTATTCCCGTCTTTGGCTTGTTACAGGGTCTTGGAGGGTTACGTCTTCCTTCTTGTGA
- a CDS encoding hypothetical protein (EggNog:ENOG503NTVH; COG:Q), giving the protein MVANQDAKAAQVPVIETDNTAAVKAAIVSSEATKAAPVTHPLGPLTGEEIIKGADLVRSVWPDGTKLQFKVNTLHEPEKKILAPWLAAERAGEKPAPLERKSFIVYTLRGTHNVHEAVVNLTTQKVEFNAKLGPFEHPNSDMAELEEVEKAVLEIPEVKAEIEKLGLPEGAVVVMDPWIYGADGIKEAKFFDDKRVMQCNLYLRDPKNSSEEDSCHYSFPLPVSPVIDPATLELVRIDIMPTGHDETIKPFTWQDRPANEYIPEAHTMRTDLKPLQVVQPEGASFTVEPFSELGRTLKWQKWDFKVGFNQREGMVLYDVHYDNRPLFYRLSLSDMAIPYGDPRNPFHRKCAFDLGDVGAGLTANNLQLGCDCLGSIYYISSVLGNAEGKPVDAPNVVCIHEQDSGLLWKHTNYRTNRAVVVRNRELVLQSILTVSNYEYILAFIFNQAGDITYEVRATGILSTQPLDLDLTEVPHPFGTVVHPGVLGGYHQHFFSLRVDPMIGGHGNQIAYEEAEAMPRDPKLNPNGHGYMVKKTVIDTTGGYDLDPSKNRTFKILNPSVKNTVNKLPVGYKVHVPPFQPILADKDSYHYKRAEFADRSFYVTKYVDGELFAGGKYTNQSHGGKGVRSWAERKEDLTKEQDPVLWVNFGINHIPRVEDFPVMPMEMLKVMLRPVNFFDKNPALDVPSSKQSFNCSTALNTADELAKKVDGLAVTGGEMKGCCKA; this is encoded by the exons ATGGTTGCCAATCAAGACGCAAAGGCCGCCCAGGTCCCGGTCATCGAGACTGACAACACTGCTGCGGTCAAGGCTGCTATTGTTTCCAGCGAGGCGACCAAGGCTGCGCCGGTAACACATCCTCTTGGTCCTTTGACTGGTGAGGAGATCATCAAGGGTGCGGACTTGGTTAGGTCTGTGTGGCCTGACGGGACGAAGCTCCAGTTCAAGGTCAATACTCTTCATGAGCCCGAGAAGAAGATTCTTGCCCcttggcttgctgctgagaGGGCAGGTGAGAAGCCTGCGCCACTTGAGAGGAAGTCTTTTATTGTTTATACACTTAGGGGAACT CACAATGTCCATGAGGCGGTTGTCAACTTGACCACTCAAAAGGTCGAGTTCAACGCCAAGCTTGGGCCTTTTGAGCACCCCAACAGTGATATGGCtgagcttgaggaggttgagaaggcCGTGCTGGAGATTCCCGAGGTgaaggccgagattgagaagcTGGGTCTTCccgagggggcggtggttgtAATGGATCCTTGGATTTATG GTGCCGACGGtatcaaggaggccaagtTCTTTGACGACAAGCGTGTCATGCAATGCAACCTCTACCTTCGCGACCCCAAGAACTCATCTGAAGAGGACAGCTGCCACtactccttcccccttcccgtctCTCCCGTCATTGATCCGGCCACCCTCGAGCTGGTTCGTATCGACATCATGCCTACCGGCCATGACGAGACCATCAAGCCTTTCACATGGCAGGACCGCCCAGCAAACGAGTACATCCCTGAAGCCCACACCATGCGCACCGACCTCAAGCCTCTCCAGGTTGTCCAGCCTGAGGGAGCCTCTTTCACAGTTGAGCCCTTCTCTGAGCTCGGCCGGACACTGAAGTGGCAGAAGTGGGACTTCAAGGTCGGCTTCAACCAGAGAGAGGGCATGGTCCTCTACGATGTTCACTACGACAACCGCCCCTTGTTCTACCGCCTGTCTCTCTCAGACATGGCCATCCCTTACGGTGACCCGCGCAACCCTTTCCACCGCAAGTGCGCCTTTGACTTGGGTGACGTCGGTGCTGGTTTgacagccaacaacctccagctCGGCTGCGACTGCCTCGGCAGCATCTACTACATCTCCTCTGTCCTCGGCAACGCCGAAGGCAAGCCCGTCGACGCCCCCAACGTCGTCTGCATTCACGAGCAAGACTCTGGTCTCCTCTGGAAGCACACCAACTACCGCACCAACcgcgccgtcgtcgtccgcAATCGCGAGCTCGTCCTCCAGTCTATCCTGACGGTCAGCAACTACGAGTACATCCTCGccttcatcttcaaccaaGCCGGTGACATCACGTACGAAGTCAGGGCAACGGGTATTTTGTCCACCCAgcccctcgacctcgacctcacCGAGGTGCCGCACCCCTTTGGCACCGTCGTCCACCCCGGCGTCCTCGGCGGTTACCACCAGcacttcttctccctccgcGTCGACCCCATGATCGGCGGCCACGGCAACCAGATCGCGTACGAAGAAGCCGAGGCTATGCCCCGCGACCCTAAGCTCAACCCTAACGGCCACGGTTACATGGTCAAGAAGACGGTCATCGACACCACCGGTGGTTACGACCTCGACCCGAGCAAGAACCGGACGTTCAAGATCCTCAACCCATCAGTCAAGAACACGGTCAACAAGCTCCCGGTAGGCTACAAGGTTCACGTGCCCCCCTTCCAGCCCATCCTCGCAGACAAGGACAGCTACCACTACAAGCGCGCCGAGTTTGCCGATCGGAGTTTTTATGTCACCAAGTATGTTGACGGGGAGCTGTTTGCGGGCGGGAAGTACACCAACCAGAGCCATGGCGGCAAGGGAGTCAGGAGCTGGGccgagaggaaggaggatttGACAAAGGAGCAGGACCCGGTGTTGTGGGTGAATTTTGGGATCAATCACATCCCCAGGGTTGAAGATTTCCCGGTTATGCCgatggagatgttgaaggtTATGCTGAGGCCGGTGAACTTTTTTGACAAGAACCCGGCGTTGGATGTGCCGAGTTCGAAGCAGAGTTTCAACTGCAGCACTGCGTTGAATACGGCCGATGAGCTGGCGAAGAAAGTGGATGGGTTGGCTGTTAcggggggggagatgaaggggtgCTGCAAGGCTtag